A stretch of the Flavobacterium sp. 5 genome encodes the following:
- a CDS encoding septal ring lytic transglycosylase RlpA family protein has protein sequence MKKIITLLCLLANIGIVSSQSSIINSKKFSINKDTVKKSTKVVEKVVEPVAIAPDTVIVETGKFVFFKKDAHASYYHDKFNGKKTASGKRFDNKKLTAAHRKFPFGTKLRITNEANGKSVIVEVIDRGPFARGREIDLSKKAFMDITSNKNSGAVIVKIEELQK, from the coding sequence ATGAAAAAAATAATCACACTTTTATGTTTACTAGCCAATATCGGGATAGTAAGTAGTCAAAGTTCTATTATTAACAGCAAAAAATTTTCCATAAATAAAGACACTGTAAAGAAATCTACTAAAGTTGTAGAAAAAGTTGTTGAACCAGTTGCTATCGCCCCAGATACTGTAATTGTTGAAACTGGAAAATTTGTATTTTTTAAAAAAGATGCCCATGCTTCTTATTACCATGATAAATTTAATGGTAAAAAAACGGCTAGCGGAAAGCGATTTGATAACAAAAAGTTAACCGCAGCACATCGAAAATTTCCTTTTGGAACCAAACTCCGAATTACTAATGAAGCCAATGGTAAATCTGTAATAGTAGAGGTGATTGATAGAGGTCCTTTTGCAAGAGGAAGAGAAATCGATTTAAGTAAAAAAGCTTTTATGGACATTACTTCTAATAAAAATAGTGGAGCAGTAATTGTGAAAATCGAAGAATTACAAAAATAA
- a CDS encoding CYTH domain-containing protein — translation MIEIERKFLVTSDAFKAEAFAQNRIKQGYLSSVPERTVRVRIKGDKGFLTIKGISNNSGLSRFEWEKEISVDEAEKLLLLCEAGVIDKIRFEVKSGNHIVEIDEFYGENEGLTMAEIELQSETEFFEKPIWLGEEVTNDKRYYNSYLNNNPYKNW, via the coding sequence ATGATTGAAATAGAACGAAAATTTTTGGTGACTTCAGATGCATTCAAAGCCGAAGCTTTTGCTCAAAATAGAATAAAACAAGGCTATTTAAGTTCCGTTCCTGAAAGAACAGTTCGAGTACGAATAAAAGGAGACAAAGGATTTTTGACTATAAAAGGAATTTCGAATAATTCTGGTTTATCTCGTTTTGAATGGGAAAAAGAAATCTCAGTTGATGAGGCCGAAAAACTATTGCTTTTATGTGAAGCTGGTGTGATTGACAAAATCCGATTTGAAGTAAAATCGGGGAATCACATTGTAGAAATTGATGAATTTTATGGTGAAAATGAAGGCCTGACTATGGCTGAAATTGAATTACAATCTGAAACAGAATTCTTTGAAAAACCGATTTGGCTTGGTGAAGAAGTAACGAACGATAAAAGATATTACAATTCTTATCTAAATAACAATCCTTATAAAAATTGGTGA
- the dinB gene encoding DNA polymerase IV — protein MLEPIPNRKIIHIDMDAFYASVEQMDNPELRGKPVAVGGAENRGVVSAASYEARKFGVRSAISGVLAKKNCPELIFVKPRFDRYKEISKKIHKIFRDYTDLVEPLSLDEAYLDVTKNKKGNPSATLLAEEIRLRIFNEVGLTASAGISVNKFVAKIASDYNKPNGQKTVNPDEVIAFLEQLPIQKFYGVGKVTAEKMFQLGIFTGLDLKSRPIEFLEKHFGKSGSFYYNVVRGVHNSEVKSNRIAKSVAAEYTFDSNLSSEIFMLEKLEKIAAELERRLKKHQISGKTITLKIKYSDFTQQTRSKTIPYFIADKSLILETVRELLYQERMKDSVRLLGISLSNLNTEMKKTIVVQLKFDF, from the coding sequence ATGCTCGAACCAATTCCAAATAGAAAGATAATACACATCGACATGGATGCATTCTATGCTTCGGTAGAGCAAATGGACAATCCCGAATTGCGAGGGAAGCCTGTTGCAGTAGGTGGTGCAGAGAATCGAGGGGTGGTTTCGGCAGCAAGTTACGAGGCTAGAAAATTTGGAGTTCGCAGTGCTATAAGTGGTGTTTTGGCTAAAAAAAATTGTCCGGAACTTATCTTTGTAAAACCGCGCTTTGATCGGTACAAAGAAATCTCAAAAAAAATACACAAAATTTTTCGTGATTATACGGATTTGGTTGAGCCATTATCGCTGGACGAAGCCTATTTGGATGTAACCAAAAATAAAAAAGGAAATCCCAGCGCCACTTTATTGGCTGAAGAAATTAGATTACGAATATTTAATGAAGTAGGTTTAACAGCTTCAGCTGGAATTTCGGTTAATAAATTTGTTGCCAAAATTGCGAGTGATTATAATAAACCTAATGGTCAAAAAACGGTTAATCCAGATGAAGTAATTGCTTTCTTAGAACAATTACCGATTCAAAAATTTTATGGAGTAGGGAAAGTTACTGCTGAAAAAATGTTTCAACTTGGAATTTTTACAGGTTTGGATCTTAAAAGCAGACCAATAGAATTTCTCGAAAAACATTTTGGTAAATCCGGAAGTTTCTATTATAATGTAGTGAGAGGTGTACACAACAGTGAAGTAAAATCTAATCGAATAGCTAAATCGGTAGCTGCTGAATATACTTTTGATAGTAATCTATCTTCCGAAATATTCATGTTGGAAAAGCTTGAAAAAATTGCAGCTGAATTGGAACGACGTTTGAAAAAACATCAAATTTCAGGAAAAACAATCACTCTTAAAATTAAATATAGTGATTTTACTCAACAAACACGAAGTAAAACTATACCCTATTTCATTGCAGATAAATCATTGATTTTGGAAACTGTCAGGGAGTTATTGTATCAAGAAAGAATGAAAGATTCAGTACGATTGTTGGGGATTTCATTAAGCAATTTAAATACCGAAATGAAGAAAACAATAGTGGTGCAACTCAAATTTGATTTCTAA
- a CDS encoding transglutaminase family protein, whose protein sequence is MAIFKIVHITKYQYSWPIKESINEIRLFPHNFDNQEVLDYQLFITNDPEVEYFRDYYGNRFANFNNLEAHQEMIIESRMTVRVNHPRKIPAIDDTSVKDIEEEKSKDITLLRLSYPETIIKQQEIHNILETIAIENMSIITIAQLCNQYIFNNFTYTKGITNIETTIDEILDLKKGVCQDFAHVLLQLLRTIGIPSRYVSGYICPNESGLRGEGATHAWVEIYTPTQGWLGLDPTNNIWTMDNHVKLAVGRNFHDCTPIKGTFKGLARQTLSVCVSIGYEDGRHYEEINDVLLEEIPQEIKEQISYIEQQQ, encoded by the coding sequence ATGGCAATATTCAAAATCGTACACATCACAAAATACCAATACAGCTGGCCTATAAAAGAAAGCATAAACGAAATTCGTTTATTTCCACATAATTTTGACAATCAAGAAGTTCTTGACTATCAACTTTTTATTACTAATGATCCCGAAGTAGAATATTTTCGTGACTATTATGGTAATCGTTTTGCTAATTTCAACAATTTAGAAGCACATCAAGAAATGATTATTGAATCTCGAATGACAGTTCGAGTAAACCATCCTCGCAAAATTCCCGCAATTGACGACACCTCCGTAAAAGATATTGAAGAAGAAAAAAGCAAAGACATAACCTTACTAAGACTTAGCTACCCAGAAACAATTATAAAGCAACAAGAGATTCATAACATTTTGGAAACGATAGCCATAGAAAACATGTCGATCATAACCATTGCCCAATTATGCAATCAATATATATTTAACAACTTTACCTACACTAAAGGAATTACTAATATAGAAACTACAATTGACGAAATTTTAGATCTAAAAAAAGGAGTTTGCCAGGATTTCGCACATGTCTTGCTTCAGCTTTTAAGAACTATCGGTATCCCTTCAAGATATGTAAGTGGCTATATCTGTCCTAACGAAAGTGGTCTAAGAGGTGAAGGTGCTACTCATGCATGGGTCGAAATTTACACTCCAACACAAGGCTGGCTTGGACTAGATCCAACCAATAATATATGGACAATGGACAATCACGTAAAACTTGCTGTAGGCAGAAATTTTCATGATTGCACTCCGATTAAAGGAACTTTCAAAGGACTGGCGAGACAAACACTATCCGTATGTGTTTCCATAGGCTATGAAGATGGTAGACATTATGAAGAAATAAATGATGTTCTTCTTGAAGAAATACCACAGGAAATAAAAGAGCAAATAAGTTATATTGAGCAACAACAGTAA
- a CDS encoding alpha-E domain-containing protein yields MKANMLSRVADGMFWLNRYMERTDGMLLTLNTSYILSFDKETDDCQGYKPLLNYYTDLTHEQINEVQYDTNFVLKYIICDSLNHNSVKNLVIKARENARGSQDKITKELWEHINSLYHYMNSDDLPQKLETSDALKVVNKLNKELLLYNGIFHVTMPRGLGWSFSSIGKLIERCLQTISMTQAYFIPINYNLDGNEDTMYWKRLLLSLSGYELYLKSYSNIKHNRKVVEHVVFNYDFAHSVIFTLDLINKYLDCLVKDSEISEAKTLYNQFGRLKSYVVYTDYQHLTNEQLEDVLETTKKQLTQFSIDFSKLFFSYT; encoded by the coding sequence ATGAAAGCAAACATGCTAAGTCGAGTTGCAGACGGAATGTTCTGGCTCAATAGATATATGGAAAGAACAGATGGCATGTTACTTACTCTTAACACAAGCTACATTCTATCATTTGACAAAGAAACTGATGATTGCCAAGGTTACAAGCCTTTATTAAATTACTATACTGATTTGACTCATGAACAAATAAATGAAGTTCAATATGACACCAACTTTGTTTTGAAGTATATAATTTGTGATAGTTTAAATCACAATTCAGTCAAAAATTTAGTCATAAAAGCACGTGAAAATGCCAGAGGATCTCAAGATAAAATTACCAAAGAACTTTGGGAACACATCAATTCGCTCTATCATTATATGAATTCCGACGATCTTCCTCAAAAACTGGAAACTTCTGATGCCTTAAAAGTTGTAAACAAACTCAATAAAGAACTACTACTTTATAATGGAATCTTCCATGTTACCATGCCAAGAGGACTAGGCTGGAGTTTTTCGAGTATTGGAAAACTAATCGAACGATGTTTACAGACCATATCCATGACACAAGCCTATTTCATCCCGATTAATTACAATTTGGACGGAAATGAAGACACAATGTACTGGAAAAGACTCTTGCTTTCCTTATCAGGTTATGAATTATACCTTAAAAGCTATAGCAACATTAAACATAATAGAAAAGTCGTTGAACATGTTGTTTTTAACTATGATTTTGCACATTCAGTAATTTTTACTTTAGACTTAATCAATAAATATTTGGATTGCCTTGTAAAAGACAGCGAAATAAGTGAAGCCAAGACGCTATACAATCAATTTGGGAGATTAAAAAGTTATGTAGTCTACACAGATTACCAACACCTAACAAACGAACAATTAGAAGATGTTTTAGAAACAACAAAAAAACAGTTAACTCAATTTTCTATCGATTTTTCTAAATTATTTTTTTCTTACACCTAG
- a CDS encoding circularly permuted type 2 ATP-grasp protein: MMKLMPILDPKGWDEMFSNEGVRDSYAHVLHTLQNLNPESLNDKQLQASDLFMNQGITFTVYSDNNQGIERIFPFDIIPRIITKAEWSEVETGIKQRLKALNLFLEDVYNGQHIIKDGIIPASLIASCPHYIQEVQGIKVPHSIHVHIAGIDLIRGAKGEFYVLEDNLRCPSGVSYMLENREITKRIFPDMLATNKVNTVGNYPNIFHNILVSLSPRNVSKPNVVLLTPGVYNSAYYEHTFLARQMGIPLVEGRDLVVNNNKVFMKTTSGLQQVDVIYRRLDDDYLDPLVFKPDSSLGVPGLISAYRHGNVALVNAVGNGVADDKAVYAYVPDMIKYYLNEEPILKNVPTYQMENKEERELVFANMENMVIKETNGSGGYGMIMGNKASQEELENGKIAILANPRNFIAQPIIQLSTVPCLIDGQLKLRHVDLRPYALCGPNGVEIVPGGLTRVALTEGSLVVNSSQGGGSKDTWIIK; encoded by the coding sequence ATGATGAAACTGATGCCAATATTAGACCCAAAAGGTTGGGATGAAATGTTCTCTAACGAAGGAGTAAGAGATTCCTACGCACATGTTCTTCATACATTACAAAACCTGAATCCAGAAAGCCTAAACGACAAACAATTGCAGGCATCAGATTTGTTTATGAACCAAGGCATAACATTTACTGTTTATAGCGATAATAATCAAGGAATAGAAAGAATTTTTCCGTTTGACATCATTCCCCGAATAATAACCAAAGCCGAATGGAGTGAAGTAGAAACCGGAATCAAACAACGATTAAAAGCTCTTAATTTATTTTTGGAAGATGTGTACAATGGACAACACATTATAAAAGACGGCATAATCCCCGCCTCATTAATAGCGTCATGTCCACATTATATACAAGAAGTTCAAGGAATAAAAGTACCACATAGCATTCATGTGCATATTGCTGGGATTGATTTAATACGTGGAGCAAAAGGAGAATTCTATGTCCTTGAAGACAATCTAAGATGCCCAAGTGGTGTGAGCTATATGCTGGAGAACCGAGAAATTACAAAACGTATTTTTCCCGACATGCTTGCCACCAATAAAGTAAATACGGTTGGAAATTATCCAAATATATTTCACAACATATTGGTTTCGCTTTCTCCGCGAAATGTATCTAAGCCAAACGTGGTTCTACTTACGCCTGGCGTTTATAATTCGGCATACTATGAACATACTTTTTTAGCCCGACAAATGGGAATTCCACTTGTAGAAGGAAGGGATTTAGTCGTCAACAATAACAAAGTGTTCATGAAAACTACTTCCGGGTTACAGCAAGTAGATGTTATTTATCGCCGTTTAGACGACGATTATCTTGATCCATTAGTTTTTAAACCGGACAGCTCTCTGGGCGTACCTGGTCTTATTAGCGCCTATCGTCACGGCAATGTAGCTCTAGTAAATGCAGTTGGCAATGGTGTTGCCGATGACAAAGCGGTCTATGCCTACGTTCCTGACATGATCAAATATTATCTCAACGAAGAACCCATACTTAAAAATGTTCCAACATACCAAATGGAAAACAAAGAGGAAAGAGAATTAGTATTTGCCAATATGGAAAACATGGTGATCAAAGAAACCAATGGAAGCGGCGGATACGGAATGATAATGGGAAATAAAGCTTCCCAAGAAGAACTTGAGAATGGCAAAATAGCCATTCTCGCAAACCCTAGAAATTTTATAGCACAACCTATAATTCAACTCAGCACAGTCCCTTGTTTAATCGATGGCCAATTGAAATTACGCCATGTTGATCTAAGACCTTATGCTTTATGCGGACCCAATGGAGTAGAAATTGTGCCTGGAGGACTAACTCGAGTCGCACTAACCGAAGGTTCATTGGTCGTAAACTCTTCTCAAGGAGGAGGAAGTAAAGACACTTGGATCATAAAGTAA
- the rseP gene encoding RIP metalloprotease RseP yields MEIVIKLSQFLLSLSLLIILHELGHFIPAKLFKTRVEKFYLFFDVKYSLFKKQIGETVYGIGWLPLGGYVKISGMIDESMDKEQMALPAQPWEFRSKPAWQRLIIMLGGVTVNFILAFIIYIGMAFVYGDSYIANADMKDGLLIENQAMINAGFKSGDKIVAVDGEKIIRFDKEISGKVILAKEVVIDRNGVEQTIKMPHDFVDQLSKVEKEPLATIRIPFVIGKISDDSSNKDLKAKDILISLNGQPTKYLDQAKVILQNNKNKTVSAMILRDQKQVAINVKVNNEGKLGVQLGGLGLDSLEKLGYYKITHQKYGFMESIPFGIQKGKDQLVGYGKQLKMIFNPETKAYKQVGGFAAIYNIFPSSWSWEVFWSITAILSIMLGVMNLLPIPALDGGHVMFLLFEIVSGKKPSDKFLENAQMVGFVLLISLLLFANGNDIYKAIVGK; encoded by the coding sequence ATGGAAATAGTTATCAAGCTTTCTCAATTTTTATTGAGCTTATCATTACTTATTATACTTCACGAATTAGGACATTTCATTCCTGCTAAATTATTCAAAACCAGAGTCGAGAAATTTTATTTGTTTTTTGACGTAAAATATTCACTGTTTAAAAAACAAATTGGTGAAACTGTTTACGGTATTGGATGGTTGCCACTTGGTGGATACGTAAAAATATCTGGAATGATTGACGAAAGTATGGACAAGGAACAAATGGCTTTGCCTGCACAACCTTGGGAATTTCGTTCTAAACCAGCTTGGCAACGTTTAATTATTATGTTGGGTGGTGTAACGGTAAACTTTATACTTGCTTTCATTATATATATAGGTATGGCCTTTGTTTATGGTGATTCTTATATTGCAAACGCTGATATGAAAGATGGTCTTTTGATAGAAAACCAAGCCATGATAAATGCCGGATTCAAATCTGGTGACAAAATAGTAGCTGTTGATGGAGAAAAAATCATTCGTTTTGACAAAGAAATTAGTGGTAAAGTAATTTTAGCCAAAGAAGTTGTGATTGACAGAAATGGTGTTGAACAGACTATAAAAATGCCCCATGATTTTGTTGATCAATTGTCTAAAGTTGAAAAAGAACCATTAGCCACTATTCGAATTCCATTTGTTATAGGAAAGATCTCAGATGATTCTTCCAACAAAGATTTAAAAGCAAAAGATATTCTTATATCACTAAATGGTCAGCCAACAAAATATCTTGACCAAGCCAAAGTAATTTTACAAAACAACAAGAACAAAACGGTTTCAGCTATGATTTTGAGAGATCAAAAACAAGTGGCTATAAATGTTAAAGTAAATAATGAAGGCAAATTAGGAGTTCAGCTTGGTGGTTTAGGCCTTGATTCTTTAGAAAAATTAGGCTATTATAAAATTACACATCAAAAATACGGTTTCATGGAATCTATTCCTTTCGGGATCCAAAAAGGGAAAGATCAATTGGTAGGATACGGAAAACAATTAAAAATGATTTTCAATCCTGAGACCAAAGCTTACAAACAAGTGGGTGGTTTTGCAGCTATCTATAATATTTTTCCAAGTTCTTGGAGCTGGGAAGTTTTTTGGAGCATCACAGCCATTTTATCAATAATGCTTGGCGTAATGAACTTATTGCCTATTCCAGCACTTGACGGTGGTCACGTAATGTTTTTATTGTTTGAAATTGTGAGCGGAAAAAAACCAAGTGACAAATTCTTAGAGAACGCACAAATGGTTGGTTTTGTATTGCTTATCAGCCTGTTACTTTTTGCTAATGGAAATGATATTTATAAAGCGATTGTAGGCAAATAA
- a CDS encoding NADH:flavin oxidoreductase/NADH oxidase: protein MSSQLFSPLQIKSITFKNRIAISPMCQYSAEEGFANNWHLVHLGSRATGGAGLIIQEATAVSPEARISPADLGLWSDDHIKKLKKITKFIISQGSVAGIQLAHAGRKASVSAPWYGNKKLAQNHGGWETVAPSAIGYHENELIPTALDKEGIQKVIDDFKLATRRAVLAGYQVLEIHGAHGYLLHQFLSPLTNLRNDEYGGSFENRIRFTLEVLKAVQSEWPKDFPLLVRISATDWAEGGWNVEESIELSKILKEKGVDLIDVSSGGLVSHQQIPLGPNYQVPFAEQIKKETNILTGAVGLITTSQQAEDIVASGKADIVLFARESLRNSNLGFDFAHELGVDVEWPRQYERAKIK from the coding sequence ATGTCTTCACAATTATTTTCTCCACTACAAATAAAAAGTATTACGTTTAAAAACAGAATTGCAATTTCTCCAATGTGTCAATATTCCGCTGAAGAAGGTTTTGCTAATAATTGGCATTTAGTACATCTTGGTAGTCGAGCTACAGGAGGTGCAGGTCTAATCATTCAGGAAGCGACAGCTGTTTCCCCAGAAGCCAGAATTTCTCCAGCCGATTTGGGTCTGTGGAGTGATGATCACATCAAAAAGCTGAAAAAAATTACCAAGTTTATCATCAGTCAAGGTTCAGTTGCAGGTATACAACTAGCACATGCTGGCCGAAAAGCTAGTGTTTCAGCACCTTGGTATGGCAACAAAAAATTAGCTCAAAATCACGGAGGTTGGGAAACAGTAGCTCCAAGCGCTATCGGATATCATGAAAACGAGCTAATCCCTACAGCATTAGATAAAGAAGGAATTCAAAAAGTGATAGACGATTTTAAATTAGCTACCCGCAGAGCAGTTCTTGCAGGATATCAAGTATTAGAAATTCATGGTGCGCATGGTTATTTATTGCACCAATTTTTGTCGCCTCTAACGAATTTAAGGAACGATGAATATGGAGGAAGTTTTGAAAACAGGATCCGATTTACACTTGAAGTTTTAAAAGCAGTACAATCGGAATGGCCAAAAGATTTCCCGTTATTAGTGAGAATTTCTGCTACTGATTGGGCAGAAGGTGGATGGAATGTTGAAGAATCAATTGAATTGTCAAAAATTTTAAAAGAAAAAGGAGTTGACTTAATAGATGTTTCTTCGGGTGGATTGGTATCACATCAACAAATTCCTTTAGGACCTAATTACCAAGTTCCTTTTGCAGAACAAATAAAAAAAGAAACCAATATATTGACAGGAGCTGTTGGCTTGATTACCACTTCTCAACAAGCCGAAGATATTGTAGCGAGTGGTAAAGCTGATATAGTTTTATTTGCTAGAGAATCGCTTAGAAATTCGAATTTAGGTTTTGATTTCGCACACGAATTGGGAGTTGATGTAGAATGGCCGAGACAATATGAACGAGCCAAAATAAAATAA
- a CDS encoding Gfo/Idh/MocA family oxidoreductase gives MQKIKTALLSYGMSGKVFHAPFLEFHQGFELVGSWERSKQLIQLDYPNVKSFATLEEVLQSDVDLVIVNTPVGTHFEYAKLVLLAGKNAVVEKAFTTTVGEARELANLAKEKGLKLSVFQNRRWDSDLKTVQQIVSSKVLGELVEAEIHFDRYNPILSPKTHKETANSGAGILKDLGPHIIDQALYLFGFPKSVFADIRITRENSLVDDWFDILLFYTDFRVRLKASFFVREANPAYVIHGKKGSFLKPRGDVQEDELKLGKKPNLDSWGTEPKELEGFLHTEIDGEIIKKKVPTLQGNYYSFFEGVYQSIANGLPEPVSAEDGTHVMQIIEASIQSSEDKRGIDL, from the coding sequence ATGCAAAAAATTAAAACAGCACTATTATCTTATGGAATGTCAGGAAAAGTTTTCCACGCTCCTTTCTTAGAATTTCATCAAGGATTTGAATTGGTTGGTTCTTGGGAAAGAAGTAAGCAATTAATTCAATTGGATTATCCAAACGTAAAAAGTTTTGCTACTCTGGAAGAAGTACTTCAAAGCGATGTTGATTTGGTAATTGTTAATACACCAGTTGGAACCCATTTTGAATATGCTAAGCTAGTTTTACTTGCCGGAAAAAATGCTGTTGTTGAAAAAGCTTTTACAACTACTGTTGGCGAAGCTCGAGAATTAGCAAACCTTGCTAAAGAAAAAGGATTAAAACTTTCAGTATTTCAAAATAGAAGATGGGACAGCGATCTTAAAACAGTACAACAAATAGTTTCCAGTAAAGTTCTAGGAGAATTGGTAGAAGCCGAAATTCATTTTGATCGTTATAATCCAATTTTGAGCCCAAAAACACATAAAGAGACGGCCAATTCTGGTGCTGGAATTCTAAAGGATTTAGGACCACATATAATTGATCAGGCATTGTATTTATTTGGATTTCCCAAAAGTGTTTTTGCTGATATTCGAATAACCAGAGAAAATTCTTTAGTGGACGATTGGTTTGATATTTTGTTGTTTTACACAGATTTTAGAGTGCGATTAAAAGCTAGTTTTTTTGTGAGAGAAGCTAATCCAGCGTATGTTATTCATGGAAAAAAAGGTTCGTTCTTGAAACCTCGAGGTGATGTTCAGGAAGATGAATTGAAATTGGGTAAAAAACCAAATTTAGATTCTTGGGGAACAGAGCCAAAAGAACTTGAGGGTTTTTTACACACCGAAATTGACGGCGAAATTATAAAGAAAAAAGTACCAACACTTCAAGGAAATTATTATTCTTTTTTTGAAGGTGTATATCAGTCAATTGCTAACGGCTTACCAGAGCCTGTGTCAGCCGAAGATGGAACTCATGTGATGCAGATTATTGAGGCATCCATTCAAAGTTCTGAAGATAAAAGAGGTATTGATTTATAA
- a CDS encoding MFS transporter: protein MQYFNFIGWYKAKGKYKKNYRDAKASYLLRIRLAVSMFYFAMGLCFATWASRIPTIKSALNLSDGQLGTILFALPVGQLTMMYFSGKLVTRFGSHRILPFAILMYAVSLTNLGLAQNAWQLALGLYAFGIFGNLTNIAVNTQGVYTEGLFKRTIMSSFHGMWSLAGFTGALVGLGMLALQLTTYIHFLIVAFIAFLLIAFNFKLLIKAKETIKVQKKKGLSKPDQTLVLLGVIGFCSMASEGIMFDWSGVFFKDIVKAPGALIILGYTSFMIMMASGRFFGDKLINRYGRKKVMQISGVMISSGFFTAVAFPYIIPSMLAFMVIGLGVSTVVPTLYSIAGKHPTIPTGEALTTVSSVSFLGFLMGPPVIGHIAELSSLRFSFAFIGIFGVLIAFMVGRIKVISE from the coding sequence TTGCAGTACTTCAATTTTATAGGTTGGTATAAAGCCAAAGGAAAATACAAGAAAAACTATCGAGATGCCAAAGCATCCTATTTGCTTAGGATTCGTTTAGCGGTTTCGATGTTTTATTTTGCTATGGGTTTGTGTTTTGCTACTTGGGCAAGCAGAATTCCAACTATAAAATCAGCACTCAATTTAAGTGACGGTCAATTGGGAACTATTCTTTTTGCTTTGCCTGTAGGACAGTTAACAATGATGTATTTTTCGGGTAAATTAGTTACTCGTTTTGGCAGTCATCGTATTTTGCCCTTTGCTATTTTGATGTATGCAGTAAGTTTAACGAATTTGGGTCTAGCCCAAAATGCTTGGCAATTAGCTCTTGGATTATATGCCTTTGGAATTTTTGGTAACCTTACTAATATAGCTGTAAATACTCAAGGCGTTTATACTGAAGGTCTTTTTAAAAGAACCATTATGTCTTCCTTTCATGGAATGTGGAGTTTAGCTGGATTTACTGGAGCATTAGTAGGTTTAGGAATGTTAGCATTACAACTCACTACATATATTCATTTCTTAATAGTTGCTTTTATTGCATTTTTGTTGATTGCCTTTAATTTCAAACTCTTAATTAAAGCCAAAGAGACAATTAAAGTACAGAAAAAAAAGGGACTCAGTAAGCCAGATCAAACTTTAGTCTTACTAGGTGTTATCGGTTTTTGTAGTATGGCCAGTGAAGGAATTATGTTTGATTGGAGTGGCGTTTTCTTTAAAGATATTGTAAAAGCTCCTGGGGCTTTAATAATTCTGGGCTACACTTCTTTTATGATTATGATGGCAAGTGGTCGCTTTTTTGGTGACAAATTAATCAATAGATATGGACGAAAAAAGGTAATGCAAATCAGTGGAGTTATGATTTCATCAGGTTTCTTTACTGCTGTTGCTTTTCCTTATATCATACCTTCAATGCTTGCTTTTATGGTTATAGGATTGGGAGTTTCTACCGTAGTTCCTACTTTGTATAGTATAGCAGGTAAACATCCAACAATACCTACTGGCGAAGCTTTGACGACTGTTTCAAGTGTTAGTTTTCTTGGATTTTTGATGGGGCCACCTGTTATTGGTCATATTGCCGAACTATCAAGTTTGCGTTTTTCTTTTGCCTTTATTGGGATTTTTGGTGTTCTCATCGCTTTTATGGTAGGTCGTATCAAAGTGATTAGCGAATAA